A portion of the Falco naumanni isolate bFalNau1 chromosome 9, bFalNau1.pat, whole genome shotgun sequence genome contains these proteins:
- the LRRC8A gene encoding volume-regulated anion channel subunit LRRC8A: MIPVTELRYFADTQPAYRILKPWWDVFTDYISIVMLMIAVFGGTLQVTQDKMICLPCKWVTKDSCNDSVRGWTATTPERTYYNSSLVPSTDTGPTGIRYDLDRHQYNYVDAVCYENRLHWFAKYFPYLVLLHTLIFLACSNFWFKFPRTSSKLEHFVSILLKCFDSPWTTRALSETVVEESDTKPAFGKMNGSMDKKSSTVSEDVEATVPMLQRTKSRIEQGIVDRSETGVLDKKEGEQAKALFEKVKKFRTHVEEGDIVYRLYMRQTIIKVIKFILIICYTVYYVNNITFDVDCKVDIESLTGYRMYRCAHPLATLFKILASFYISLVIFYGLICMYTLWWMLRRSLKKYSFESIREESSYSDIPDVKNDFAFMLHLIDQYDPLYSKRFAVFLSEVSENKLRQLNLNNEWTLEKLRQRITKNSQDKLELHLFMLSGIPDTVFDLIELEVLKLELIPDVTIPPSIAQLTSLKELWLYHTAAKIEAPALAFLRENLKSLHIKFTDIKEIPLWIYSLKTLEELHLTGNLSAENNRYIVIDGLRELKRLKVLRLKSNLTKLPQVVTDVGVHLQKLSINNEGTKLIVLNSLKKMVNLTELELIRCDLERIPHSIFSLHNLQEIDLKDNNLKTIEEIISFQHLHRLTCLKLWYNHIAYIPMQIGNLTNLERLYLNRNKIEKIPTQLFYCRKLRYLDLSHNNLTSIPPDVGLLQNLQNLAVTANRIESLPPELFQCRKLRTLNLGNNVLQSLPSRVGELTNLSQIELRGNRLECLPVELGECPLLKRSGLVVEEDLFNTLPLEVKERLWRADKEQA; the protein is encoded by the exons ATGATTCCAGTCACTGAATTGCGCTACTTTGCTGACACTCAGCCAGCATACCGTATCCTGAAGCCATGGTGGGATGTCTTCACAGACTACATTTCTATAGTGATGCTGATGATTGCAGTGTTTGGAGGGACGCTTCAGGTCACCCAGGACAAAATGATTTGTTTGCCCTGTAAATGGGTTACCAAAGACTCTTGCAATGACTCAGTCAGAGGCTGGACAGCCACAACCCCAGAGCGTACCTACTATAACTCTAGTCTTGTTCCCTCCACTGATACAGGACCTACAGGGATCCGATATGATTTGGACCGGCACCAGTATAACTATGTGGATGCGGTGTGTTATGAGAACCGTCTTCACTGGTTTGCCAAGTATTTCCCTTATCTGGTGCTGCTACATACTCTCATTTTCCTGGCTTGTAGCAACTTCTGGTTCAAATTCCCAAGGACCAGCTCCAAGCTGGAGCATTTTGTGTCTATTTTGCTTAAGTGTTTTGACTCTCCATGGACAACAAGGGCGTTATCTGAGACAGTGGTGGAAGAGAGTGATACCAAGCCAGCATTTGGAAAAATGAATGGCTCCATGGACAAGAAATCCTCCACAGTCAGTGAGGATGTGGAAGCCACTGTTCCCATGCTGCAGAGAACAAAGTCTCGAATTGAGCAAGGGATTGTGGACCGGTCTGAGACTGGTGTCTTGGACAAAAAGGAAGGTGAACAGGCCAAAGCACTCTTTGAGAAAGTGAAGAAGTTCCGCACGCATGTGGAAGAGGGAGATATAGTTTATCGTCTGTACATGAGACAGACAATCATCAAAGTGATCAAGTTCATTCTGATAATCTGCTATACTGTTTACTATGTCAACAACATAACGTTTGATGTTGACTGTAAAGTGGATATTGAGAGCTTGACTGGCTACAGGATGTACCGCTGCGCTCATCCTTTGGCCACTCTCTTCAAAATCTTGGCGTCTTTCTATATCAGTTTGGTGATATTCTATGGCTTGATCTGCATGTACACACTCTGGTGGATGTTGAGGCGATCACTCAAGAAATACTCCTTTGAGTCCATCAGGGAGGAGAGCAGTTACAGTGACATTCCTGATGTGAAAAACGACTTTGCTTTTATGCTCCATCTGATTGATCAGTATGACCCGCTCTACTCCAAGCgctttgctgtctttctgtCAGAGGTGAGTGAGAACAAGCTGCGGCAGCTGAACCTCAACAATGAGTGGACTTTGGAGAAGCTGCGCCAGAGGATCACCAAGAACTCCCAGGATAAGCTGGAACTGCATCTTTTCATGTTGAGTGGCATACCTGATACAGTCTTTGACCTCATTGAGCTGGAGGTCTTGAAGCTGGAGCTTATCCCCGATGTCACTATTCCCCCAAGCATTGCTCAGCTCACCAGCCTTAAAGAACTGTGGCTTTACCACACAGCTGCCAAAATTGAGGCTCCAGCCCTTGCCTTTTTGAGGGAGAATTTGAAATCTCTGCACATCAAGTTCACAGACATCAAGGAGATTCCTCTTTGGATTTATAGCCTGAAGACACTAGAGGAGCTTCACCTGACAGGGAATTTGAGTGCTGAAAACAACCGCTACATTGTGATAGATGGGTTGAGGGAGCTGAAGAGGCTGAAGGTGTTGAGGTTGAAGAGTAACCTCACCAAGCTGCCACAGGTTGTGACAGATGTTGGTGTGCATCTTCAGAAGCTTTCAATCAACAACGAGGGCACCAAGCTTATTGTTCTTAACAGCCTTAAGAAAATGGTCAACTTGACAGAGCTTGAGCTGATCCGTTGTGACTTGGAACGCATTCCTCACTCTATCTTTAGTCTCCACAATCTGCAGGAGATAGACCTGAAGGACAATAACCTAAAGACCATTGAGGAAATCATCAGCTTTCAGCATTTACATCGTCTCACTTGCCTTAAATTGTGGTACAACCACATTGCCTACATCCCCATGCAAATAGGCAACCTAACCAATTTAGAACGCCTTTACCTGAATCGTAACAAGATAGAAAAGATCCCTACCCAGCTCTTCTATTGCCGAAAACTTCGGTATTTGGATCTCAGCCACAACAACTTGACTTCCATACCGCCAGATGTTGGACTTCTTCAAAACCTGCAGAATCTAGCTGTGACAGCCAACAGG attGAGAGTCTCCCACCAGAGCTATTCCAGTGCAGGAAGCTGAGAACCTTGAACCTGGGAAACAATGTGCTGCAGTCGCTCCCGTCCCGGGTTGGAGAGCTGACAAATCTGTCGCAAATAGAGCTACGAGGGAACCGCTTGGAGTGCCTGCCTGTGGAGCTGGGAGAATGTCCTCTGCTGAAACGCAGTGGGCTTGTGGTAGAGGAGGACCTGTTCAACACGCTGCCCTTGGAAGTCAAAGAGCGGCTGTGGAGGGCAGACAAAGAGCAAGCTTGA